The stretch of DNA CACCTGGTGGAGGCGGTCGGTGAGGTTGATGGGCGCCGTGCCGCGGAACGCATCGCGCCGCGTCACGCAGTACACGGACCGCCACCCGCGGTTGTGCATCCGGTAGCCGGTGACCACGTCCTCCGTCACCGACCCGTAGATCCACCCGATGCGTCGCCCCCACTCCGTCTTGTCCTCGTAGAAGCAGGAGATGACGCTGATGGCCTCGGCGACGGTGGCCGCGTCGAGTGGCTCGCGGGGCACGGCCAGGGCGCCGGCGGGGCGGCCCTGGTGCGCGCCCGGCGTGTCCTGCAGGAGCCGGCCCTGGTACTCTGCCACAGGGATGGACGCCACGAACGTCGCCGAGCTGCCGAACCGCCGCGGGAGCAGCGCCGAGGACTCGACGTCATCGAGCTGCTGGAAGCCGTCGTCCTCGATCGGCGGCAGCATCATCTCCTTGTCGTTGTCGTTCTCCCTGTCGGTCTTCTTCCCCATGGTGGGCTTCCTCAGGAACagcttgatcttcttcctcccgAGCCAGCCGTGGTGCTCGGTGGCGCGCGGCGGGCTGAACCCGTACAGCGCGGTACGGCGGAAGACGCAGCCGGTGCCGACGTACATGGGGCCCTGCAGCCCGTCCATGGCGCGCATGGCGACGTCGAAGAAGACGAGGTTGTGGTTGGCGTACCGGTCGTTGGGGTCGATGCCCTCGAACCGCTGCGGGAACTGCACGTAGCAgacgcggtcgccgccgcggtcCAGCATGAAGCACATCCCCTCCCGGAGCGCCGCCGAGTTGTGCACGTAGTGGTCGCAGTCGAGGTTGAGGATGAAGGGCCCGTTGGACATGATGGCGCTCGTGCGCACAAGCGCGTTCATGGCGCCGGCCTTCTTGTTGTGGTCGTACCCCGGCCGCTTCTCGCGGGACACGTAAACCAGCATCGGCAGCCGGATGTCCACGCCCGTCGTGTCGATCAGCCCGCCGGACTCCGCCGGCTCCCCGCCCAGCACCGGTTCTGACGTCGGAGGCGCAAGCATTGCCTGCAATTTTAGGGACACGTCAGCATTTTAAATCAGAAATTGACAATTACCACAAAAAAAAATCGATCGACCGACGataccaaaaaaaaaaaccaaTCGATCGATCAATTACCTGAATGATGCCGGCGTGGTCACCGCGGGAGTGGTCCGGCGCGGCTGTGAGCCAAGTGCCAGGCCAGTGTGAGCCGTCGGACATCCATGTCGCCTTCACGGTCGGTGCTGCCTCAGGCAACGCTCCAGGGAGAGTGCCGGCCGCCATGGCCTCCTCCTGCTGCCTTCTCCTGGCGCGCAGCTCCTCGCCGGCGTTGTACGCGTCGGAGCGCCGGCGGATGGCCTCCGGCAGCGAGTTCACCCTTACCTTGAACTCGTCGTACTCTCGCTTCACCTTCCGGCGCTCCCGGACGAAGTCCAGGCGCACCTTGTTCTTGAGGAAGTCCCTCTTCTGGCCGAAGTACGCCTCGGGGCTGCGCGGCTCGACGCCGTGCTTGCGGCAGAAGGGCACCCACGTCCTCGCGAAGCTGGCGGTCTCGGCGAGCGCCTCGAAGGTGagcagcgcgccgccgtcgtcggAGAGGTAGCAGGCGAGCTTCTCGACCGGGTAGTCGGCGGCGAGGATGGAGAGGATGGTGTTGGCGGTGACGAGCGGCGGCTCCTTCTCCGGGTCGGCGGTGGAGACGAAGACGTCGATgccggggaggtcggagcggcCCTTGGGGTTGCGCGCGGTGGGGAGCTCGAAGCGCTCGGCGAGGACGTCCAGGTCGGCGGCGCGTTGGACGGGGCAGAGCTTGGGGAGGCTGTCCAGCAGCCAGGAGAAGGCGAACCAGACCTCGCACGTCACCGACATCGCCCACAGCCACACCGCCTCCGGGTTCGGGTGCCGGATGCGCCATGTCAGGAAGAACCCCAGCGCCACCAGGCGGATGGCGATCAGCAGCCTGCGCCGGAGCAGAGGAAGATTTCTGTGAGGAAAAACTACCGGAGCGGAGGGAAAAATTACTGCGAGGAAAATAttgctgattttttttttacctGTAAGGGCTGAGGATGGCCTGCGAGACGCTGGTCTTCCTGGtcagcggccggcggcagcgggaGCCGAAGTTGGGCGGCTCCTCGAACCCGGCGAagccagtgccgccgccgccggcgtggcCGTCCTTTGGCCAGAGCGCGTTGCCGTAGCCGTAGGTGCCCTTGGTCTCGAAGAGCCAGCGGGCGTGGTCGAACTCGGCCGGCTTGCCCCCTCCGCCGGCGCCAGCGCAGCCACCGTTGCCGCTGGGGATCTTCATGGAGTGCACGAGCGAGAAGCGCTTGGCCATGGACGTGAGCGGCAGCTGGTCCCGCTCCTCTGAGGATGAGacggcctcgtcgtcgtcctcgccgccaccgccgtcgtcgtcggtgTCGCTCCCCGCGTAGTAGGGCTCCTTGCAGCCGGGGCAGTTTCCCGCGCCGGCGACGCAGTCCGCGTAGCACTCGCGGCAGATCATGAACCCGCAGTCGCATGGCCCGCCGGCGGCTCCCGAGGTGAGGAACGCCGGCATGTCGCAGCCGCGCATCTTGCAGGACAAGTTcgcggaggccgccgccgcggccgccgcgccagAGGTGGTGAGCACGTGGCCGCGCGTGGCCTGGTTGAGCCCGCCGGTGAAGATGGTCCCCGAGATGTAGCTCCTCTGCGCCCGCacctccgccgcggcggcgccgtcctgcccatcctccgccgccgccgccgcggctggcGCGCCGGCGGAGTCCGCGGACGCCGCGACCGCCCGCTCCGGCGTGGGCGGGATGTGCACGGTGTAGTGCACGAACTCGGCGCTTCCGTCCGCTCCCGCAGCGCCGTCCCGCGACGCGTAGCGGCTCCCCCCGCTCCGGCGCACGGGGGAGAGCTGCAGCGTGGCGGacgccggccccgccgcgccgccgagcGAGTGCCGCGGCGCCGGGCTGGTGATCCCGATCCCGCCGGCGCCCCTCTTGACGACCGCGTCCCCGGCCCCGGGGCTCTCCGCCTTGCCCCTCGTCGGCGACACCGTCACCGTGACCTGCGACCCCGCCGGCAGCGACAGCCGCCGCGACATCTTTCTTCTCTCCCTCCCGCAAATCAGCTAGCTCAACTCCCCCAACCAGCAAACCAAACCAGCTCGATCAGACCCTCAGAGCTCCGCTCAGCTGAGATCCGCTCGGAGAAGGCCGGAGCTTGCACCCACCCCGCGCGCTGCTCCCATGAATCCGCGGAAGAAGCTCGGAGGTGAGAAGAGGTTCCGCCGACGGATCGGGCCGGGAATTATAGGGAGCTCGTGGGGGGGAATCGAGTGGGCAATCAATCGATTGGGCTCGCGCACCGAGGGGGAGGAGGATCTGGTGGGGCGCAGCGGCGTGGCAGCGCCCGTATTTATCCCGCCGGCCGGATTCTTCGTTCCTCGCCTCTGCTTTTGAAAcgccgagcagagcagggcaggCAGGGCAGCCGCCTCCCCCCAACGGTCGGGTCGGGCTGGCGTGGCCGCGCAACGGtcggggggcgcggggcggaTCCGGCCGTCGGGCGGGGGATCGGACGGCGCGCGTTTGGttggggcgggcgggcggaggagaagggggagagGAGGTAGCCGTTGCCCGCTTGCgtttttttctccttttttttaaAGGATGCCCGTTTGCGTTTGGAAGGCGGGGGGAGTGTGAGCGAGCGGGCCCACGCGAGGGAGACGAGACGGTGGGCCCCGCGCGGGGGCTGACGGGTGGGCCACAGAGCGTTGCATTTTTTTTCAAACCGAAAGATCGGAATTTCTCTAGTTGGATGCAGCAAGTATGATCAAAGAGGTGATCAGATACTTTCCCCGCCTACtttatttgttttttttttggaaagctCAGCAGGCACTTTATTTGGTTTGCAGGTGCGCGATGCCAATCATTTGACCCTCGCGATTGGGGCATCATCGATCGCAGCCGTTGATATCAATCACTACCAGTTCGGACGGCCGCTTTGTATACCGTTAATCCGGGCCCCACCGACGGTGATGCTCGAGTGCGTTGTGTGCTGTGAAAGTCAACCCCTTTTGCTGCTCTATTTGACTGACCAGCCTCTGGTACTAGTAGGGCTACGAGTACCATTGCCGTTGGAGCCTTTGCCGACTTCCGCTTCAGCTGGGCCCTCCGAAAATCGAATTCGTTTAGGCGCCAGCGTTTGAGTCCCCGCGCTTTGCTAAATcgattttttcttcttcttttttcttctgAAACTTCAGAtcgattttttttttctgccaGACCTGATCGAGAGTATGTAGCTGAGCCAACCTTGCACCATGGCCTGAGCATGTAGCGTAGCTTGATCGTCGGACCGCTACATGCACACGTGTGCTAAAGTTTAGTTCTGGCCACGCAAAATTTTTGGACGTTAATTGGAAGGACTAAATATCAGATAATTTTATAATATCagataattataaaactaattatactgatggaggctaattctcgagatgaatctattaaacctaattaatctatcattagcaCATATCTACTATAGCATCATATTATCGAATTATGAGGTAATTATGCTTAATAGATTTGTCTCGCAAATTAATCTCCATCTATAccattagttttgtaattattctatatttaatacttctattAGAAACCAATAGATGTAATGTGACAAGGACTAAACCAAACACCCGCTGGCTTGCTGCTTGCACTCGGCGTCGGCGACATCTCATACAAGATGGAGGGGCCCGGCCGGAATGGAAAATAGGTTACCCAATGGAGAGGAACTCACAGTACTTTAGGATTATCTGCAGTAACAGCCTGTTTGGTTCTTGACCGGAGGCTGCCATGCCCACGTTGAGGCGACGCGGCAGGTTCGGCAAACAAAATGGCCGCCGAACCCTCGGCGAGAAAACAGCGAGCAAAGGCAAAAGCACTAGGGAGGGCGCCCACACAGGTGCAGCACGTCGCAAAACAAACACAACTACACGAGCGAAGCTCGGCGTGGCGGTCCGTAGCAAGGTGATGGCAGGAACCAAAACACGATCCAAGTTTTGGCAACCTGGAAAGCTTGGAAGAGAGCCCATTtcaaaaggaagaagaagattcaAGGATCCATTTAAAATAATCTGCCATGGACGTGCACTATTTCAAAAATCAAGTGTCAGATTTAGCATCTGTTTAAGAGCACTCCAACTCCAGAAAATAGCTCCACTCTCCTAATTCCAGTTTTTTTTAACTTCATTTCATGAAAATAAGAAGTTGTTCTACCTTTTTGGCTAATTAGCTgactccacctccacctccagaaAAGGAAAGCTTTAGAAGGAATAGTCCTTTTtgccctttctttttttcagcTACAGTACTTGCGCCACAGTGCTTACTGCAGAGTTCAGACTGAATCCGCTTCTTCCTGCTCTTCCATCTTGCACAATGGGCCTGTTTGGCGTAGCTTATGGGGGTGCTTCTGAACAATTTTAAGCTGCAGAGTGGTCAAACGGTGCGCTTCTGCCCAGCTTCCCGTAGCAGCGATTGTGAACGGCCCCGAGAAAACGAGCGTCCTCCATCAGCCGCGTCGGACCAGCTTCTAGCGCAGCTTCTTCCCCGCGCGacccccgccccccgccccccgcccctccgcctccgccccccgcccccggcgccaCCCCCCGCCCCCtgccccgcgccggcctccgctccccgcgcccgcctccgccccgcgcccggcgccggcctctgcccccgcccccgcgccggcctccgcccccgcgcctgcctccgctccccgcgcccgcctccgccccgcgcccggcgccggcccccgcccccgcgccctgcgccgccctgcgccggcccccgcccccgACCGGCGCCGGTCCCCTGCCCccgcgccctgcgccgccctgcgccggcccccgcccccgACCGGCGCCGGTCCCCTGCCCCCGCACCCTGCGCCGCCCTGCGCCGGCCTCTGGCTCTTAATTGCATGATTAATTGTATCATTATCTTGCTTGACAGTAATCTATGATTAATTTTATGATATATTAATTGTTAATAATTTATAAacaagtttcagctgtgccaaacagggcctgtgaccagctgcttctttaaccagctgcttctctgggcagctagccaccagctggcttctgaataagtttcagctgtgccaaacagggcCAATGACTACTCAGGTTCAGGTTTCGTTCCTCAGCTAGAAGGGGAACGCTCCTGTACAAGCTACAGGACCATGCCAGGTGAAATCGATCTGCTGAGGAATCCGACGCGGTACTGTTGCCCAGCGTTGCAAATGCAACTTGCGGCAGGGCTTGCTGACGGCGTGTGCAACGAAAGCCACGTGGCCGCCATGAGGAAgtaagggtgcgtttggttggAGAGCCAACTTGAATGGAATGGTTCCATTCCATTTTCCGAGAATGGAGCCGCTCCGTTCTACGTTTGGTAAGGAGAATAAAGTCACTCTATTTTTTGTTTGGGGGGCGGCGCGCGAGGGGCCAGCGGGCGGGGTGCAGGccgggcggggggcggcgctgggtggCCACGCGGGGGCCcggccggcggggggcggcgcgcgaGGGGCCGGCGAGAGGGGTGCAGGCTGCGtgggggggcggcgctgggtggccgcgcggggggccggcggccgcggggcgGCTCGCGGGGGCCCGACCGGCGGGGAGCGGCGCGCGAGGGGCCAGCGGGAGGGGTGCAGGCAGCGCAGGGGGGGGTGCTGGGTGGTCGCgcggggggccggcggcggggggctgCGCGGCtgcagggcggcgcgcggggggcaggccgcgcgggggaagagagggagtgGTGCCCCTATCTCGCGCGCGCGGGAGAGAAGAAAAGGAGCGCTCGCGTCCGGTCGGATTGGGAGAGCGGGATGGTTCCGCATATCATGCGAATATTCGCATCTTTTGGCTCCCGGAGTCGCTCCGTTCAATCTCGATTGCAACCAAACGTCCAGAAAAAAGGAGTGGAGCGGTTCCATTCCGATTCGCTCTGCAACCAAACACATCCTAAAGGGACGCCGACGTTCCGGGCGAGACACCGCCGCGCCGCATGAAGAAAATCTGGGGTTTCCGTGACGCTGGTCGTGAGTGGGTCCCTCGGATGACGCCATCAGTTACTGTTGCAGTTCTTATGGACCATGTCGCCACCCCCGCCCCCTGCAAGGAAGGAGCGGGGAGCCGTGGAAGCCATACATTTCAAGAAATTGTAAAAGAGAAGAAGAAAAATTGAAGGAGATTTACAATAAATTACTCCATAATACTAGATTGAATGGAAAATCATCTTCAGTAGAATCCATTTTGCTAGAGAGAGAAGGCCACCAGCGATGTCTACCCGGAGTGTCTGggttcgcggcggcggcggccgcggtacCCGAGGAAGAAGGAAGGGCGCAGGGAGAGAGAAGGTGGTGcgcttttttttttcaaactgTACTTTGTGTAAACGGTAGCAATGCTAGGTAATTTTATCTAATTCTATAAGGATATCTATAACCGGTGGTTTTGGAGCACCCTTTAAGGAG from Panicum hallii strain FIL2 chromosome 3, PHallii_v3.1, whole genome shotgun sequence encodes:
- the LOC112885899 gene encoding cellulose synthase-like protein D4, producing MSRRLSLPAGSQVTVTVSPTRGKAESPGAGDAVVKRGAGGIGITSPAPRHSLGGAAGPASATLQLSPVRRSGGSRYASRDGAAGADGSAEFVHYTVHIPPTPERAVAASADSAGAPAAAAAAEDGQDGAAAAEVRAQRSYISGTIFTGGLNQATRGHVLTTSGAAAAAAASANLSCKMRGCDMPAFLTSGAAGGPCDCGFMICRECYADCVAGAGNCPGCKEPYYAGSDTDDDGGGGEDDDEAVSSSEERDQLPLTSMAKRFSLVHSMKIPSGNGGCAGAGGGGKPAEFDHARWLFETKGTYGYGNALWPKDGHAGGGGTGFAGFEEPPNFGSRCRRPLTRKTSVSQAILSPYRLLIAIRLVALGFFLTWRIRHPNPEAVWLWAMSVTCEVWFAFSWLLDSLPKLCPVQRAADLDVLAERFELPTARNPKGRSDLPGIDVFVSTADPEKEPPLVTANTILSILAADYPVEKLACYLSDDGGALLTFEALAETASFARTWVPFCRKHGVEPRSPEAYFGQKRDFLKNKVRLDFVRERRKVKREYDEFKVRVNSLPEAIRRRSDAYNAGEELRARRRQQEEAMAAGTLPGALPEAAPTVKATWMSDGSHWPGTWLTAAPDHSRGDHAGIIQAMLAPPTSEPVLGGEPAESGGLIDTTGVDIRLPMLVYVSREKRPGYDHNKKAGAMNALVRTSAIMSNGPFILNLDCDHYVHNSAALREGMCFMLDRGGDRVCYVQFPQRFEGIDPNDRYANHNLVFFDVAMRAMDGLQGPMYVGTGCVFRRTALYGFSPPRATEHHGWLGRKKIKLFLRKPTMGKKTDRENDNDKEMMLPPIEDDGFQQLDDVESSALLPRRFGSSATFVASIPVAEYQGRLLQDTPGAHQGRPAGALAVPREPLDAATVAEAISVISCFYEDKTEWGRRIGWIYGSVTEDVVTGYRMHNRGWRSVYCVTRRDAFRGTAPINLTDRLHQVLRWATGSVEIFFSRNNALFASPRMKLLQRVAYFNVGMYPFTSIFLLVYCVLPAVSLFSGKFIVQSLNVTFLAFLLIITVTLCLLALLEIKWSGITLHEWWRNEQFWVIGGTSAHPAAVLQGLLKVIAGVDISFTLTSKPGTSDDGEDDAFAELYEVRWSFLMVPPVTIMMVNAVAVAVASARTLYSEFPQWSKLLGGAFFSFWVLCHLYPFAKGLLGRRGRVPTIVFVWSGLISMTVSLLWVYINPPAGAKERIGGGGFSFP